CTCTTCGGGGCAGCGCGACGATTTTGGCGTAGTTTTCGTAGTACGAGATGACGGGGCTGTTGGATATGAACACGTAGTCGTATTTTTTCTCGGGCGCAAAATCCTGAAAGGCGACATTGCGGATGGTCGCCGCCGCGCCGTCGTATCCCGACTGCGAGAGATAGTCCCGCGCTTCCCTCGCCATCTCCACGGAGGGCTCGAGTCCTTCGGCCAAAGCGCCTTCGTCGAGGAGGCGCTTTAGATAGCGTCCGGCTCCGCAGCCGACGTCGATCACGCTGCGGCCTTTCAGCTCGGCTCTCGATTTGAAGAATTCGAAAACGCCGCTGTCGTCGGCACTGGCCGACGCTTTCCGGAACTCGCGCGCCCGTTTGTTCCACATGGCGTTGGATTTTTCCATGTCCTGCCACGGCTTCGACAGTTTTTCGATACAGACGGCCTTTATTTCATTCATCGATCTGCGCCTCGCGGAAGCTCTTCGGGTATGTTTCCATCAGTTCGCGATACACGTCTTTGCCGACGAAAGCCGTATAGATCTCCGCGCCTTTCCGTTCGAGATCGACGTCGGCGAAGCGGTCGGGATGAACGACCTTGCCGATGGAGTACATGTCCAGTATCGCGGTATCGTAATTCATGCCGTACGTAAAATACGGCATGATCGCGTACGCCTTGCGGTTCCGAAAGGCTTTCAGCGCCTGATAAAATCCCGGATCCGCTTTCATGTCCTCGGCGAGAAGCGCTTCTCCGCTCAGATCAAGAATGATGATTTCGGGATCGAGGTCGAGCAATTTCTCCTTGTCGATCACGACGCTGACACTCTCCGTCAGATTGTCCATGACGTTGTTCGCCCTGACGGTCGTCAGCAGATCGATGTGGGATTTTGTGGACAGGATCCCCTGCGTGCCTCTGAAGCTGCATCCGCCGATGTAAACGGTCTCGCCGTTCTCGGGAAGGTCCGCCACGCGTTTCCTCAGATCTTCCTGCGCGGACTTCATGAATCGAATGACCGCCGCGGCTCTCTTCTCGGCGCGCATCGTTTTCCCGATGATCTCGAAGGTGCGGTAGGCGTCGTCGCCGAAGATTGCGCCCCTCATGCCCGCGCCGATCCCGACAATCGGGACGTTCAGTTTCTTTTGCAGTTCATCCAGCTCTTCCTTTGTGTTCTCATACGCGATGAACACGACATCGGGGGCCTGATACGCGATCTGCTCGTCATCGGGAGAGAACTTCGGGCCGCCTTTCCCGACCGTCTGTATTTTGCGCAGCTCGGGATAGGCATGGTGAACGGACTGCCCCATCAGGCTGTGTCCGCTTTTGGCCGTCTCTTCGATTCCAACCAGCCGGTCGGCCCCGCAGACATACGCGTACTGCTGCAGCACGCCATGCCCCAGCGCCAGGACTCTTTCCGGGACTTTATCGAAAGCGATCTCCCGGCCGGCAATATCCGTCACCGTATATGGAGCGGCAGTCGTGGACCGCTCCTGGGCGACTCCCCGCATTCCTTCGTTCACGTGCCACGCCGCAAACATCATCAAGGCAAGCGACAAAAACGTTCTCTTCTTCATCCGTTCCTCCTAATTCAGAATAATAACCTTCCTGTTTCCGTACGTCTGCACGGCGACGTCCAGACGGTATACCTCTTTGATCGCCTCCCGGGTGACGACGCTGTCGTCTCCGTAGGCAAATACGCGCCCTTCTTTCAGCATCAGGAATTTATCGGAAAACTGAAGAGCAAGATTGATGTCGTGGATGCTGACGATCGCCGCGATCCCCTTTTCCCGGCAATATTCTTTCAACAATCTCATGACGTCAAGCTGATTTTTGATATCGAGGTTGCTTGTCGGCTCGTCGAGAAGGATGATCTCCGGCTCCGGCTCCTGCGCCAGCGCTCTCGCGAGCACGACTTTTTGGAACTCTCCGCCGCTGAGCGTGCTGGCATCACGCATCGCATACTCTTCCAGCGCCAGTTTGCCGAGGATCTCCTCCACTTTCCGGTAATCCTCTTTCGAAACCTCCCTTTTCACATACGGGACCCTGCCGACCAGAATCATGTCGAACACGGTGCTTTTTATCGGCTCATTGTACTGGCCGACGCAGGCCATCATCTGCGCCGCTTCGCGCCTTCGGAGGCGGGCGAGATTTTTCCCGTTCAGATAGACGGTTCCGAACGACGGCTTCAACGTTCTGTCGAGATTTTTCAGGAGCGTGGATTTGCCGGCGCCGTTGATACCGAGGAGAGAGACAAAACTTCCCCGTTCGACTGCGAATTCGACGTTCCGCAATATGTACCTATCGTACTTGAACGCAAGATTCTCGACCTTTATCAGGCTCATGCTATCTTTCCTTCAGCAAGATATATACGAACACCGGCGCCCCCAAAGCGGACGTAATCGCGCCGACCGGCAACACGAGCGGCGCTGCCGCTGTCCTGGCAAGAGCGTCGCCGACGAGAACGATCAGCGCGCCCATCAGCAGCGTCGCCGGGATCATATAGCGTTTGTCCTCGCCGATAACCCGCTTGACCATGGACGGAGCGAGGATCCCCACGAATCCGATAATGCCGGCAAAAGCCACGCAAACGCCCGTGTTAAGGGCGGCGATCAAAATCGACGCATTGCGGAGCAGCTTCGTGTCGACCCCCAGAGAATGCGCCGTTCCCTCTCCCATATCCATCGCGTTGAACCGCCAACGCAGCGCATAGACCGCCCATATCGAAAGGACGGTAACCGTCGCGACGATTTTGATCTCGGAATAATCGATCCTGCCCAAATCGCCAAAGGTCCACGCCACGGCGGACGCCAGCTCGACGTCGTCAGCGAAAAACTGCACGATCGTCATCATGGCGCCGAAAAGGGCGTTCAACGCCACGCCGCCCAGCAACACGGTCGTCCTGTCGGATCTTTTCAGACTGGAAACGACCAGCACCAGAACCATGCACAGCATCGCCGACAAAAACGAAACCGCGCCGGTTGTCAATGCGCTCGTCCGCATCCCCAGCCGGACAAAGACGATCAGCGCGACGTTCGCGCCGAAGGCCGAAGCCGAGGATATGCCCAGCGTGGACGGGGACGCAAGCGGATTGTTCAACGCGGACTGGATGACCATTCCCGACAGGGCGATGCTCATGCCCACAAAGAAGCCGCCGATGATCCTGGGCAGGCGAATGTCGAAAACGATTCTGGCGTGTTTTTCGATCCCGCGGCCTGCCAGGGCTTTCAGGCTTTCGCCGACGGTCATCCCCGAAGAACCGATATTCAGCGACAACGCAGCCGTTGCAGACAACAAAACGATCAGCAGCACGATAAACGACATTTTTCGGGAGAGGTATTTCCGGTATTGCACCTGCAATTCAGTTTCTGCGATTTTCATCTGCCTTCATCTTCCTGCATAAATTCCGAGGACTGAACGGGAAGCGCGTCCCCCTGAAAGTGGAAACGGATTCATTATGCATTAGTCCCTTCTAACTGTCAACAATCGGATGTCGGCGCAAGAGAAACGCTCGCCTGAAAATATTTAAGAATTCAAGACGCCATTTATTAATTTTAGCGCCTTCTTCGCCGGTTCATTTTCATTTTGCTATTGACAATTCAGCCGCCAACGAGGATACTTTATTTTCGTTGACGCGATTCCCGCGTCTTATTTAGGGGATGAAACGCCGGGGGCGGCCCTGCAAGCGAGAAGGAGCGGTCCTTTGGAAATCCCTTGCGATTCTGGGAGGAATTACGAAGTGACCGCAGCAAGTTTTAGAGATTTCAATCTGCCCGAGAGTTTTCTTGCCGCTCTCGATCAACGAGGCTTTACGACGCCGACGCCGGTTCAGGCACAGGTGCTGTCGCAGCCCAATCTGGACACGGACATGGTCGTGCAGGCGCGCACGGGTTCCGGCAAGACGCTGGCTTTCCTTCTGCCCCTGCTGAGCGAACTCGAAGGCGGAAGCAAAAAGCCCCGCCTGCTGGTGCTCTCGCCGACGCGCGAACTGGCGATGCAGAACGCCAGCGAGTCGGAATTTTTGGGCCGCATCAGAGGCGTCGGCACGGCGAGCATCGTCGGCGGCATGAGCATGGAGCACCAGATCTTCCAGCTTCGGCACGGTGCCTCGGTCGTCGTCGGCACGCCGGGGCGCGTCCTCGATCATATCCGCCGCGGCACGCTCGACCTGAGCGAGATCGAAACGCTGGTTCTCGACGAAGGCGACAACATGCTCGACATGGGCTTCCGCGACGAGCTGGAAGCGATCCTCGAAGCCGCCGTGAACCGCAAAAAGACCTGGCTCTTCTCGGCGACGATGCCCGACTCGGTGTTTTCGCTCTGCAGGCGCTATCTCAAAGAACCGATGCGGCTGGAGCTGAACCACGAAGAGGAACAGCACGAAGACATCGTGCACCGCGCGTATCTGGTGCCTTCGCGCCAGCGCATGGAAGCGCTGGTCAACATCCTGCTGTGGGAAAAGCCGGCGCTCTGCCTGATATTCTGCCACACCAAGACCGATACGGGAGAGGTGGCGGGCCGTCTTCAGGAGGAAGGGCTGATGGCTCTGGCGCTGAACGGCGACATGACGCAGCGCGAACGCAGCAACGCCCTGGAATCTTTCCGCACCGGGCGCATTCCCATTCTGGTCGCCACCAACGTGGCCGCCCGCGGGCTGGACGTGCAGGGCGTCAGCCACGTGATCCAGCTGGGGCTCCCCGACAACATGGAGACCTTCGTGCACCGCTCCGGGCGCACCGGGCGCGCCGGACACGAAGGCAGCAACCTGCTGCTGCTGACGCCGCAGGAATCGGGGCGCTTCAAGTTCATGCTCCGCAGCTCCGAGATGAAGGTCGAATGGCTGAAAGTCCCCGACATTCAGGAGATCAGCGTCATTCAGCGCGAACGCCGCGAAGAATCGCTGCTGGAGATCGTTCCCGCGCCGGAGGTCCGCGCCTGGGCCGAGTCGCTCCTCGAACGCAGCGACGACGCGGCGGACCTCGCGGCCAAGCTGCT
The sequence above is drawn from the Pyramidobacter piscolens W5455 genome and encodes:
- a CDS encoding class I SAM-dependent methyltransferase gives rise to the protein MNEIKAVCIEKLSKPWQDMEKSNAMWNKRAREFRKASASADDSGVFEFFKSRAELKGRSVIDVGCGAGRYLKRLLDEGALAEGLEPSVEMAREARDYLSQSGYDGAAATIRNVAFQDFAPEKKYDYVFISNSPVISYYENYAKIVALPRRGLFISSWLRIQDLFLEKIAAALGREAHTHGGCDIVYFLNLLLADGYYPDFWTHVSHREERVDPENFYLRYTSWLYGPEYGEKELDRVKREIGKYLGDDKKVAVSSTNVMGMLYLDLLKQSL
- a CDS encoding ABC transporter substrate-binding protein, translating into MKKRTFLSLALMMFAAWHVNEGMRGVAQERSTTAAPYTVTDIAGREIAFDKVPERVLALGHGVLQQYAYVCGADRLVGIEETAKSGHSLMGQSVHHAYPELRKIQTVGKGGPKFSPDDEQIAYQAPDVVFIAYENTKEELDELQKKLNVPIVGIGAGMRGAIFGDDAYRTFEIIGKTMRAEKRAAAVIRFMKSAQEDLRKRVADLPENGETVYIGGCSFRGTQGILSTKSHIDLLTTVRANNVMDNLTESVSVVIDKEKLLDLDPEIIILDLSGEALLAEDMKADPGFYQALKAFRNRKAYAIMPYFTYGMNYDTAILDMYSIGKVVHPDRFADVDLERKGAEIYTAFVGKDVYRELMETYPKSFREAQIDE
- a CDS encoding ABC transporter ATP-binding protein; the encoded protein is MSLIKVENLAFKYDRYILRNVEFAVERGSFVSLLGINGAGKSTLLKNLDRTLKPSFGTVYLNGKNLARLRRREAAQMMACVGQYNEPIKSTVFDMILVGRVPYVKREVSKEDYRKVEEILGKLALEEYAMRDASTLSGGEFQKVVLARALAQEPEPEIILLDEPTSNLDIKNQLDVMRLLKEYCREKGIAAIVSIHDINLALQFSDKFLMLKEGRVFAYGDDSVVTREAIKEVYRLDVAVQTYGNRKVIILN
- a CDS encoding FecCD family ABC transporter permease, whose amino-acid sequence is MKIAETELQVQYRKYLSRKMSFIVLLIVLLSATAALSLNIGSSGMTVGESLKALAGRGIEKHARIVFDIRLPRIIGGFFVGMSIALSGMVIQSALNNPLASPSTLGISSASAFGANVALIVFVRLGMRTSALTTGAVSFLSAMLCMVLVLVVSSLKRSDRTTVLLGGVALNALFGAMMTIVQFFADDVELASAVAWTFGDLGRIDYSEIKIVATVTVLSIWAVYALRWRFNAMDMGEGTAHSLGVDTKLLRNASILIAALNTGVCVAFAGIIGFVGILAPSMVKRVIGEDKRYMIPATLLMGALIVLVGDALARTAAAPLVLPVGAITSALGAPVFVYILLKER
- a CDS encoding DEAD/DEAH box helicase, with product MTAASFRDFNLPESFLAALDQRGFTTPTPVQAQVLSQPNLDTDMVVQARTGSGKTLAFLLPLLSELEGGSKKPRLLVLSPTRELAMQNASESEFLGRIRGVGTASIVGGMSMEHQIFQLRHGASVVVGTPGRVLDHIRRGTLDLSEIETLVLDEGDNMLDMGFRDELEAILEAAVNRKKTWLFSATMPDSVFSLCRRYLKEPMRLELNHEEEQHEDIVHRAYLVPSRQRMEALVNILLWEKPALCLIFCHTKTDTGEVAGRLQEEGLMALALNGDMTQRERSNALESFRTGRIPILVATNVAARGLDVQGVSHVIQLGLPDNMETFVHRSGRTGRAGHEGSNLLLLTPQESGRFKFMLRSSEMKVEWLKVPDIQEISVIQRERREESLLEIVPAPEVRAWAESLLERSDDAADLAAKLLSAAVKDIPTGYALRDSLQRELDQRRERAAIRREGRA